The DNA window GGGCCGGTGCAGGCGGCGCTGGCCGCCCGCACACCGAGCCGGGCACTGCGGGACGCCTCGTCGTCCCTCGGCCGCGGGCTGGAGCGGCTGGCCACCTCCCTGCGGCCGGACCACCCCGCGGTGGCGGCGCTCGGGACGGCGGCCGCGGCCACGCCGGGGCTGCGGGTGCTGCGTCCGGTCGCCCTGGCGGCGCTGGGCGCCGCGTTCGCCGTACCGGAGGCCCAGCTCGCCCGCGTCGCGGTCTACGAGGACGCCCAGACCGTCGCCTCGGCCGCGCTCAAACTCCGGCCCGACGACCCGCACACCGCCGTGCGGTGGGTGGTCGAGGCCGCCGGTGAACTGGACGAGGCCGCGCGGGCCGCCGCCGCGACCACCGCCCTCGCCGACATGCCCGCCCGCTGCAGCCCTCAGCTCGACCAGTGGGCGGGCGACCACACCCACGCCACGAGGAGGCTGTTCGTTGCCTGACACCACCACCCCGACACCGGCCGCCACGGCGCACCGCCGCACCCTCCGCCTCGGGGTCGCCGGACCGGTCGGCACCGGAAAGAGCTCCCTCATCGCCACCCTGTGCCGCGACCTCTCCGACGAGCTCGCCATGGCGGTGGTCACCAACGACATCTACACCGACGAGGACGCCCGGTTCCTGCGTTCGGCGGGCGTGCTGGAAGAGGAGCGGATACGCGCCGTGGAGACCGGGGCGTGCCCGCACACCGCCATCCGCGACGACACCACCGCCAACCTGGACGCCGTCGAGGACCTGGAGGAGCGGTTCGCGCCACTGGACCTCGTGCTGGTGGAGAGCGGCGGCGACAACCTCACCGCGACGTTCAGCCCCGCCCTGGTGGACGCCCAGATCTTCTGCCTGGACGTGGCCGGCGGCGGCGACGTCGCCCGCAAGGGCGGCCCCGGAATCGCGCGCGCCGACGTGCTGGTGGTCAACAAGGCCGACCTTGCCCCGCACGTGGGGGTGGACGTGGAGCGGATGGTGGCCGACGCGGAGAAGGCCCGCGACGGTCGGCCCGTCCTCGCCGCGTCCCGCACCGACGCCTCGACGACCGCGCGGCTGGACGACTGGGTGCGCGGGGTCCTCACCGACCACCGCGACGGTCGGCACACCCCCCGCGATCCCGGACCGATGGCGCCGCACAGCCACAACGGCGCGGGGCACAGCCACTGATGGCCGCCACGACACCGCTGACGGCGCGCCCGGAGGACGAGTCGGCGGCCGGCGCACCCACCGTGGTGGCGGTGGAACGCGGCGGGGACGGCACCCGCCCCGTCGCGTTGGAGACCGGCACCTTCCTGGCGCCCTGCGTGATGTCGCGGCCCGGCAGCGCGCTGCGGGTGGCGCTGACCGGGGTGCGGGCGGCCCTGTGCGCCGGCGACGACCTCGAACTCCGGGTGGAGGTGGGTCCCGGCGCCGAGCTGGACCTGCTCGACCCCAACGGGACACTGGCCTACAACGCGCGCGGCGGCGCGGCCGCGTGGCGCGCCCGGGTCACCCTCGCCGAGGGCGCCCGCATGACGTGGTACGAACCCTCCTTCGTGGTCGCCGACGGCGCCGACGTCACGCGCGACGTCGCCGTGGACCTCGCCTCGGGCGCGGAGCTGCTGTGGCGCGAGACCCTGGTGCTGGGCCGTACGGGCGAACGCGGCGGTGCGCTGCGCGCCACCACCCGTGTGGAGTACGCGGGGCGGGAGATGCTCGTGG is part of the Haloactinospora alba genome and encodes:
- a CDS encoding urease accessory protein UreF, which codes for MIEGTGELGALLLADGRLPTGGHAHSATLEAALAAGLDTGDIPDYIRARARGTARTEAAAAVLALRAARTDPVDYGPVQAALAARTPSRALRDASSSLGRGLERLATSLRPDHPAVAALGTAAAATPGLRVLRPVALAALGAAFAVPEAQLARVAVYEDAQTVASAALKLRPDDPHTAVRWVVEAAGELDEAARAAAATTALADMPARCSPQLDQWAGDHTHATRRLFVA
- a CDS encoding urease accessory protein UreD, whose amino-acid sequence is MAATTPLTARPEDESAAGAPTVVAVERGGDGTRPVALETGTFLAPCVMSRPGSALRVALTGVRAALCAGDDLELRVEVGPGAELDLLDPNGTLAYNARGGAAAWRARVTLAEGARMTWYEPSFVVADGADVTRDVAVDLASGAELLWRETLVLGRTGERGGALRATTRVEYAGREMLVEDLDARDPDERELPGLVGSARVLGQVGLFGRVPDGPTGPSRLDLAGPGALWRSLARRTFRADAEMDPVWRAWGGEV
- the ureG gene encoding urease accessory protein UreG; translation: MPDTTTPTPAATAHRRTLRLGVAGPVGTGKSSLIATLCRDLSDELAMAVVTNDIYTDEDARFLRSAGVLEEERIRAVETGACPHTAIRDDTTANLDAVEDLEERFAPLDLVLVESGGDNLTATFSPALVDAQIFCLDVAGGGDVARKGGPGIARADVLVVNKADLAPHVGVDVERMVADAEKARDGRPVLAASRTDASTTARLDDWVRGVLTDHRDGRHTPRDPGPMAPHSHNGAGHSH